GGAAGGCGCCACGCCGATTGCGCGCGGTGCGGACGACATAGAGCAAGCCTGATGCCAATCGCGCGGCGGACTCTGGCGCGCACACTAAGTCGTTGATTCCTCAGGGATAAACGCCACAGCGCCAATTGATTGACGGCGTTCCGCACATGCACTAGTCTCAGATTTGCGTCCAGATTTCGCAAATTCGAGACTATCCATGCCCTTTCCTGAATGGTTCGGTTCCGGCCAGAACGAGGCCGAGTTCCTGCGCAGCGTGCTTGACCATGTGTCCGACTGCCTTGTGGCGGTCGACACCGATGGCCGCGTGGTGCTCATCAATGCGCCCTACTGCCGCCTGCTGGGCGGCCCCCCCGAGGACTTCATCGGCAGGCACATCACTGATGTCGTGTCGGCGAAGACGCGCCTGCATCGTGTAGCGCGCGGCGACACCACTGTGACCATGATGCCGCTGGAAGTGCGAGGCCATCAGTTGCTCGCACGCCAAGTGCCGGTTTACCAGAACGAACGGATCATCGGCGCGGTCGGCTTGGCGCTGTTCTCGAACATGGCGGCGCTTAAGAAGGCAGTCGCCGTCGCCGGGAGCGAGGATCGCGCCATCCACAGCCCGCCCACGCCATGGACTGTGCGGTACGGGCCCGATGACATCCTGGGCCGGGGCGCCACCATGGATGGAGTGCGCGCGGCCATCGAACGAGCCGCATCGCTGTCGCAGCCAGTGCTTGTGCAAGGGGAGACGGGCAGCGGAAAAGAACTCGCGGCCAACGCCGTCCACGCGCTATCGCCGCGCGCCCGACGGCCATTTGTTTGGGTCAACTGCGCGTCGATTCCGGAGTCGCTGATCGATGCCGAGCTCTTCGGCTACGAAGGTGGTGCGTTCACGGGCGCCCGGACGCGCGGCAAGCCAGGCAAATTCGAACTGGCGAGCGGTGGCACGCTGTTTCTCGACGAGATTGGCGACATGCCGCTCAGCCTGCAAGCCACACTTCTGCGTGCTGTGCAGAACCAGGAGATCGTGCGAGTGGGCGGCGTCTCGCCGATCCCGATCGACACGCGCGTCATCTGCGCCACGCACCGCGATCTGCAAATGCGTGTGGATGCCGGCAAGTTCAGGGCCGACCTGTATTACCGGCTCAATGTTCTCGGCGTGCACATGCCAGCGCTGCGCGAGCGCGAGGACCTGGATTGGTTGACCGAGCAGTTGCTCGAGCGCATCGCGCAGCGAGAAGGTCTGCCGTCTCGCCGCGTGCCGCCCTCGGTACGCGCGCAATGGCGCGCGTTCGACTGGCCGGGCAACGTGCGTCAACTTGAAGCCGCGCTCCTACGCTTCCTCATATCCGGGGACGCGGGGCTGCCGACGAGACCGGCTGCGAAGCTCTCGCGGGCCGGCACCGACCCGCGTGAGGCCTCGTCAGCGACCACCTTGCAGGAACACCTCGATCGCGAGCGCGCCGCCTGCATACGGAAAACGCTGGCGGAGACCGTCGGCGACAAGGACGAAGCCGCACGACGGCTCGGGATCAGCCGTGCGACGCTGTACCGCGAACTTCGACACTTGCCCTCGTCGCTCTGACGGCCGGATGCCGGGGTCCGATTGCCTATTGCGTTCCGCCCATGAGCGCGGGCAGACGATGTCCAGGCGCCAACTTGCTTCCGCGCGGCCCGCTTATGCGGGGCCTGTCTTCCAGTCCT
This genomic window from Variovorax sp. V93 contains:
- a CDS encoding sigma-54 interaction domain-containing protein; the protein is MPFPEWFGSGQNEAEFLRSVLDHVSDCLVAVDTDGRVVLINAPYCRLLGGPPEDFIGRHITDVVSAKTRLHRVARGDTTVTMMPLEVRGHQLLARQVPVYQNERIIGAVGLALFSNMAALKKAVAVAGSEDRAIHSPPTPWTVRYGPDDILGRGATMDGVRAAIERAASLSQPVLVQGETGSGKELAANAVHALSPRARRPFVWVNCASIPESLIDAELFGYEGGAFTGARTRGKPGKFELASGGTLFLDEIGDMPLSLQATLLRAVQNQEIVRVGGVSPIPIDTRVICATHRDLQMRVDAGKFRADLYYRLNVLGVHMPALREREDLDWLTEQLLERIAQREGLPSRRVPPSVRAQWRAFDWPGNVRQLEAALLRFLISGDAGLPTRPAAKLSRAGTDPREASSATTLQEHLDRERAACIRKTLAETVGDKDEAARRLGISRATLYRELRHLPSSL